A region of Tolypothrix sp. NIES-4075 DNA encodes the following proteins:
- a CDS encoding TIGR01548 family HAD-type hydrolase, translating into MTEQTNPLVIFDIDGVIRDVGGSYRRALADTVEHFTAGAYRPTLLDIDQLKSEGIWNNDWEASQELIYRYFEKAIPREQLQLNYNTIVAFFQSRYRGPNPSNCPGYICDEPLLLQSSYLEQLTLAGIHWGFFSGATRASATYILQKRLGLKSPILVAMEDAPSKPDPTGLFATIRLLAVDKLQPVIYVGDTVADMYTVEKARSVEPDRTWIGVGILPPHVQKTVARREAYAETLREAGAAIVLSNVQELTSVQIQELLR; encoded by the coding sequence ATGACTGAACAAACAAATCCGCTGGTTATTTTCGATATTGACGGTGTGATCCGTGATGTTGGCGGTTCTTATAGACGAGCCTTGGCAGATACTGTAGAGCATTTTACAGCGGGAGCGTATCGCCCAACATTATTGGACATTGACCAACTGAAGTCTGAAGGCATCTGGAATAACGATTGGGAAGCATCCCAAGAGTTAATTTACCGCTATTTTGAAAAAGCTATACCCCGCGAACAATTGCAACTGAACTACAACACGATTGTCGCCTTTTTTCAATCGCGTTACCGAGGACCCAACCCGTCCAATTGTCCGGGTTATATCTGCGATGAGCCATTATTGTTGCAGTCTAGCTATTTGGAGCAACTGACATTAGCTGGGATTCACTGGGGATTTTTTAGCGGTGCTACTCGCGCTTCGGCTACTTATATTTTGCAAAAACGCCTGGGTTTAAAGTCGCCTATACTAGTGGCGATGGAAGATGCACCAAGTAAACCAGACCCTACCGGGCTTTTCGCTACTATTCGCCTCTTGGCTGTTGACAAATTACAGCCAGTAATATACGTGGGAGATACAGTAGCAGATATGTACACGGTGGAGAAGGCGCGAAGTGTTGAACCTGACCGCACTTGGATTGGTGTAGGTATTTTACCGCCTCATGTACAAAAGACGGTAGCGCGTCGTGAAGCTTATGCTGAAACATTGCGAGAAGCGGGAGCGGCGATAGTTTTGAGCAATGTGCAAGAATTAACATCGGTGCAGATTCAGGAATTGTTGCGGTAA
- a CDS encoding alpha-amylase produces the protein MTNGVIMQYFHWYIPDDGSLWNQLNKTANELKSAGFSALWLPPAYKGSGGGSDVGYGVYDLFDLGEFDQKGSVRTKYGTRDQYLTAIKTAQNADIQIYADVVFNHKDGGDETERISAQEMDWEDRNRPVSDWYEIEAYTKFNFSGRGDKYSSMKWYWWCFDALSYNAATKRADKLYRLKDKTFTTEVSHEHGNYDYLMANDLDMGNEFVRGELMYWGRWFVDTTGVDGFRIDAVKHIRSSFFRDWLNHLRVHFGGRELFSVGEYWSQDIDAIHGYIAASDGRLSLFDAPLHFKFHQASRQGNSFDMRSLFDRTLVKEQPSKAVTFVENHDTQPCQSLESPVEPWFKPLAYALILLRREGYPCVFYPDYYGAQYHDKGRDATLYSHRFLIDKFIKARNEYGFGDQHDYFDHANTIGWTRLGNSEHPGAMAVVLTNGESGSKWMNMFRANAAFYDSTGHIQEIVYTNSDGWGNFSCPGGSVSVWLQK, from the coding sequence ATGACCAACGGCGTAATAATGCAATATTTCCATTGGTACATCCCCGATGATGGTAGCCTATGGAATCAACTGAACAAAACAGCTAATGAGTTAAAGAGTGCAGGCTTTAGTGCTTTATGGCTACCCCCAGCTTACAAGGGTAGTGGTGGCGGTAGCGATGTCGGATACGGAGTCTACGATTTATTTGATTTGGGTGAGTTCGATCAAAAAGGCAGTGTCCGCACAAAATATGGAACACGCGATCAATATCTGACAGCGATTAAAACCGCTCAAAATGCCGACATTCAAATTTACGCTGATGTAGTTTTCAACCACAAAGATGGTGGAGATGAAACAGAACGCATCTCGGCACAGGAGATGGATTGGGAAGATCGCAACCGTCCAGTTAGCGATTGGTATGAAATTGAAGCTTATACCAAGTTCAATTTTTCTGGTCGTGGAGATAAATACTCCAGCATGAAGTGGTATTGGTGGTGCTTTGATGCATTGTCCTACAATGCAGCCACCAAAAGAGCTGACAAGCTCTACCGCCTCAAGGATAAGACTTTTACGACAGAAGTTAGTCACGAACACGGTAATTATGACTATTTGATGGCGAACGACTTGGATATGGGTAACGAGTTCGTGCGCGGTGAATTGATGTATTGGGGACGTTGGTTTGTTGATACTACAGGTGTAGATGGCTTCCGGATTGATGCTGTCAAACATATTCGTTCCAGCTTTTTCCGCGATTGGTTGAACCACCTGCGAGTGCATTTTGGCGGGCGAGAATTATTTAGTGTGGGGGAGTACTGGTCACAGGATATTGATGCGATACACGGCTATATAGCTGCTAGTGATGGACGATTATCGTTGTTTGATGCGCCACTGCATTTCAAGTTTCATCAAGCAAGTCGCCAAGGTAATAGTTTCGATATGCGATCGCTTTTTGACAGAACTTTAGTTAAGGAACAACCTAGCAAAGCTGTCACTTTTGTCGAAAATCATGATACCCAGCCGTGTCAATCGTTAGAGTCTCCCGTAGAACCTTGGTTTAAGCCTTTAGCGTATGCACTGATTTTGCTACGTCGCGAAGGTTATCCTTGCGTTTTTTATCCAGACTATTACGGAGCGCAATATCATGATAAGGGACGTGATGCAACTCTTTATTCTCACCGTTTCTTGATTGATAAGTTCATAAAAGCACGTAATGAATACGGTTTCGGCGACCAGCACGATTACTTTGACCATGCGAATACTATTGGCTGGACGCGCTTAGGTAACAGCGAACATCCGGGGGCAATGGCTGTAGTGTTGACTAATGGTGAATCTGGCAGTAAGTGGATGAATATGTTTCGAGCGAATGCAGCTTTTTACGATTCCACCGGACATATCCAGGAAATTGTTTATACTAACAGTGACGGATGGGGAAATTTCTCTTGTCCGGGTGGTTCTGTGTCAGTTTGGTTGCAAAAGTAG
- a CDS encoding cytochrome P450 — MPTLKLPDGPQTHPWIQTFQWLTNPLEYMEACTQRYGDMFTLRLGPIFTPQVFISNPQAIQQIFTTDPKQLDSGAAAGVGAPLLGQYSLLSLEGKPHQRQRKLLTPPFHGERMLSYAQLTRSITEKVTSKWQVGESFSVLPFMQEISFEVILKAVFGLEDGARYQKLKELLIALLNPKQPIWRAVMLLFPALRRDLGSWSPWGRYLRLRSSIDELIYAEIQERRSHPDSSRTDILSLMMASRDEAGEPMTDVELRDELMTLLVAGHETTASSLAWALYWIHHQPQVREKLLQELDSLGENPDANAILRSPYLNAVCSETLRLYPVAMLMLNRLVKSPLSIMGYEFEPGTLLVGSIYLTHHREDLYPQSKQFQPERFLERQFAMSEYLPFGGGNRRCIGMAFALFEMKSVLATVLSNWEMELAESEPVQPIRKGLLSAPKGGVRMLITGKRLQNQRQFQTTSSLV; from the coding sequence ATGCCTACACTTAAACTGCCCGATGGTCCTCAAACTCACCCTTGGATACAGACGTTTCAGTGGCTGACTAACCCGCTAGAATACATGGAAGCCTGTACTCAACGCTATGGAGATATGTTTACTCTCAGGCTTGGTCCAATTTTTACTCCGCAAGTATTCATTAGTAACCCGCAGGCAATTCAGCAGATTTTTACCACAGATCCAAAACAGTTGGACTCTGGTGCCGCAGCAGGTGTGGGGGCACCTTTATTGGGACAGTACTCTTTACTGTCGCTAGAAGGAAAGCCCCACCAACGTCAGCGAAAGCTGTTGACTCCTCCCTTTCATGGGGAACGGATGTTGAGTTATGCTCAGTTAACCCGCAGCATCACCGAAAAAGTGACTAGTAAATGGCAAGTCGGAGAATCTTTTTCTGTACTACCATTTATGCAAGAAATCTCCTTCGAGGTGATTTTGAAAGCTGTATTTGGTTTAGAAGATGGAGCGCGTTACCAAAAACTAAAGGAACTCTTAATTGCACTTTTGAATCCAAAACAACCGATATGGCGAGCAGTAATGCTTCTTTTCCCAGCACTCCGACGCGATTTAGGGTCATGGAGTCCTTGGGGAAGATATCTACGTTTACGCTCCTCAATTGATGAACTCATTTATGCGGAAATTCAGGAACGGCGATCGCACCCCGATTCATCTCGAACTGATATTTTGTCTTTGATGATGGCTAGTCGCGATGAAGCGGGTGAGCCGATGACGGATGTGGAATTACGTGATGAGTTGATGACTTTATTAGTCGCAGGTCACGAAACTACAGCAAGTTCCTTAGCATGGGCTTTATACTGGATTCACCATCAGCCCCAGGTGCGTGAGAAACTGCTGCAAGAACTTGATAGCTTGGGTGAAAATCCGGATGCAAATGCTATTTTACGCTCGCCTTATTTAAATGCTGTCTGTTCGGAAACATTACGCCTTTATCCGGTAGCGATGTTGATGTTAAATCGACTAGTTAAATCACCGCTTTCAATTATGGGCTATGAGTTTGAGCCTGGTACTTTGCTGGTTGGAAGTATTTATTTAACTCATCATCGAGAAGATTTGTATCCTCAGTCAAAGCAATTTCAGCCGGAGCGTTTTCTAGAGCGTCAATTTGCAATGTCTGAATATTTACCTTTTGGTGGCGGTAATCGTCGCTGTATCGGTATGGCTTTTGCCTTATTTGAGATGAAATCGGTGTTAGCAACGGTGCTATCTAACTGGGAGATGGAACTGGCTGAGAGCGAACCTGTGCAGCCAATTCGCAAGGGCTTATTGTCAGCACCTAAAGGTGGTGTCCGGATGCTGATTACAGGTAAACGTTTGCAAAATCAGCGGCAATTCCAGACTACCTCTAGTTTGGTGTAA
- a CDS encoding tetratricopeptide repeat protein has translation MIKLIAILLSLLLVFGLGEPVMAQSQQPQFTEEQLQKGDELAKKAFAATDKGDFVTAEKYWTEIIEQFPQNPAIWSNRGNSRVSQNKLVEAIADYNKAIELAPNATDPYLNRGTALEGLGRWDDALADYNHLLEIDPKDAMAYNNRGNAKAGKGEWEEAIADYQKSTEIAPNFAFARANYALALYQIGQTDQAIREMKNIIRKYPKFADMRAALTAAYWVKGQQGEAESNWVAAEGLDRRYKDIDWVKNIRRWPPSMIAALDKFLKLQ, from the coding sequence ATGATTAAATTAATTGCTATTTTGTTAAGTCTGTTGCTTGTGTTTGGGCTGGGTGAACCAGTTATGGCACAATCTCAACAGCCCCAATTTACGGAAGAACAGTTACAAAAAGGGGATGAGTTAGCGAAGAAGGCTTTCGCTGCTACAGATAAGGGTGATTTTGTTACTGCTGAAAAGTACTGGACAGAGATTATCGAGCAATTTCCTCAAAATCCGGCAATATGGAGTAACCGGGGAAATTCGAGAGTAAGTCAAAATAAGTTGGTTGAAGCGATCGCAGATTATAACAAAGCGATAGAACTTGCGCCAAATGCAACCGATCCTTATTTGAATCGCGGTACAGCATTGGAAGGATTGGGAAGATGGGATGATGCTTTAGCTGATTATAATCATTTGCTAGAAATTGATCCCAAAGATGCGATGGCGTATAATAATCGCGGAAACGCCAAAGCCGGTAAGGGAGAATGGGAAGAGGCGATCGCTGACTATCAAAAATCAACTGAAATCGCTCCAAATTTTGCCTTTGCTCGTGCTAATTACGCTCTCGCTCTCTACCAAATCGGTCAAACAGACCAAGCAATCCGCGAGATGAAAAATATCATCCGCAAATATCCGAAATTTGCTGATATGCGTGCAGCGCTGACAGCAGCTTACTGGGTAAAGGGACAACAAGGTGAAGCCGAAAGTAACTGGGTAGCAGCTGAAGGACTTGATAGACGCTATAAAGATATTGATTGGGTAAAAAATATTCGCAGATGGCCCCCCAGTATGATAGCAGCGTTGGATAAGTTTTTGAAATTGCAGTAG
- the ruvB gene encoding Holliday junction branch migration DNA helicase RuvB, whose product MAIISSKKQPQEPNKQPKSNETQAIAKPDILQPEAAIDEGKQEESIRPHRFADYIGQKDLKDVLEIAIKAAQSRSEVLDHLLLYGPPGLGKTTMAMILASEMGVNYKITSAPALERPRDIVGLLVNLKPGDVLFIDEIHRLSRMTEEILYPAMEDYRLDITVGKGSSARIRSIPLSKFTLVGATTRVGALTSPLRDRFGLVQKLRFYEVEEMTQIIQRTAQLLQTPMTIDGATEIARRSRGTPRIGNRLLRRVRDYAEVKKSGEITETVAAEALQLFQVDPCGLDWTDRKMLSVIIEQFNGGPVGLETIAAATGEDTQTIEEVYEPYLMQIGYLSRTPRGRTATRAAYKHLGFTPPNEQMSLL is encoded by the coding sequence ATGGCGATTATCTCCTCTAAAAAACAGCCTCAAGAACCCAACAAACAACCAAAATCTAACGAGACGCAAGCTATTGCAAAACCGGACATTTTGCAACCTGAAGCTGCTATTGACGAAGGTAAGCAAGAAGAAAGCATTCGTCCACACCGATTTGCTGATTATATTGGGCAAAAAGACCTAAAAGATGTCCTAGAAATTGCCATCAAAGCAGCGCAATCCAGAAGCGAAGTGTTGGATCACTTACTTCTATACGGTCCGCCAGGATTGGGTAAAACCACAATGGCAATGATTTTAGCATCAGAGATGGGGGTAAATTATAAAATAACGAGTGCGCCAGCGTTAGAACGTCCTAGAGATATTGTTGGGCTATTAGTGAATCTAAAACCCGGCGATGTTCTATTTATTGACGAAATTCATCGTCTTTCGCGGATGACAGAGGAAATTCTCTATCCAGCGATGGAAGATTATCGCTTAGATATTACCGTTGGGAAAGGTTCCAGTGCGCGAATTCGGAGTATACCACTTTCCAAATTTACATTGGTGGGAGCAACAACCCGTGTCGGTGCTTTAACTTCACCATTGCGCGATCGCTTCGGCTTAGTTCAAAAACTGCGATTTTACGAAGTCGAGGAAATGACCCAGATTATACAACGCACCGCTCAATTACTACAAACCCCCATGACTATAGATGGTGCTACAGAAATTGCCCGTCGTTCGCGAGGAACACCGAGAATTGGAAATAGGCTACTTAGACGAGTACGTGATTATGCGGAAGTTAAAAAATCTGGAGAGATAACAGAAACCGTAGCAGCCGAAGCATTGCAACTATTCCAAGTAGATCCCTGCGGTTTGGATTGGACAGATAGAAAAATGCTAAGTGTAATAATTGAACAATTTAATGGCGGTCCTGTAGGATTAGAAACCATTGCCGCAGCAACCGGTGAAGATACGCAAACAATTGAAGAAGTGTACGAACCTTATTTAATGCAAATTGGCTATTTAAGCCGCACTCCCCGTGGTAGAACAGCCACAAGAGCAGCATACAAGCATTTAGGCTTTACACCACCAAATGAGCAGATGTCTCTTTTGTAG
- the hisF gene encoding imidazole glycerol phosphate synthase subunit HisF: protein MLSKRILPCLDVKAGRVVKGVNFVNLKDAGDPVELAKVYNEAGADELVFLDITATHEDRGIILDVVYRTAEQVFIPLTVGGGIQSLENVKALLRAGADKVSINSAAVRDPDLINRASDRFGNQCIVVAIDARSRKDPNNPGWDVYVRGGRENTGLDALLWAQEVEKRGAGELLVTSMDADGTQAGYDLDLTSAIAQTVQIPVIASGGAGTCEHIYDALTKGKAEAALLASLLHYGQLSVAEIKNYLRDRSLPVRIV, encoded by the coding sequence ATGTTATCTAAAAGAATCTTACCGTGCCTTGATGTCAAGGCGGGACGGGTTGTAAAAGGAGTTAACTTTGTCAATCTTAAGGATGCAGGTGATCCCGTAGAACTGGCAAAGGTTTACAACGAAGCTGGTGCAGATGAGTTAGTGTTTCTGGATATTACGGCGACTCATGAAGACAGGGGCATTATTCTTGATGTAGTGTACCGCACGGCTGAACAGGTCTTTATTCCTCTAACTGTCGGTGGAGGAATTCAATCCTTAGAAAATGTTAAAGCTTTGTTACGAGCGGGGGCAGACAAAGTTAGTATTAATTCTGCGGCGGTACGCGACCCAGATTTAATTAATCGGGCAAGCGATCGCTTCGGTAATCAATGCATTGTGGTTGCTATTGATGCCAGAAGCAGAAAAGACCCTAATAACCCTGGCTGGGATGTGTATGTACGCGGAGGAAGGGAAAATACGGGTTTAGATGCTCTACTTTGGGCACAAGAAGTCGAAAAACGAGGGGCAGGTGAACTGCTGGTAACAAGTATGGATGCTGATGGTACTCAAGCCGGGTATGACCTAGATTTAACAAGCGCGATCGCCCAAACCGTCCAAATTCCAGTAATTGCATCTGGTGGCGCGGGAACATGCGAACATATTTACGATGCTCTCACAAAAGGTAAAGCAGAAGCTGCACTACTGGCATCACTTTTACATTACGGACAATTAAGTGTAGCGGAAATTAAAAATTATTTGCGCGATCGCTCTCTACCAGTAAGAATAGTATAG
- a CDS encoding helix-turn-helix domain-containing protein, which translates to MSEKNELSIKQRFGKAVRRRRPELDLSQEQLAERAELHRTYISNLERGELNPSLETMEKLANALDISIPALFISYGIQVENEPGKDC; encoded by the coding sequence GTGAGTGAAAAAAATGAACTAAGTATTAAACAGCGCTTTGGCAAAGCGGTCAGACGACGTAGGCCTGAGCTGGATCTTTCTCAAGAGCAGCTTGCAGAAAGGGCTGAACTTCATCGTACTTATATATCCAACCTGGAAAGAGGTGAGTTGAATCCTTCGTTAGAAACTATGGAAAAGCTAGCAAACGCCCTAGACATATCCATTCCGGCTCTGTTCATTTCTTACGGGATTCAGGTTGAGAATGAACCAGGGAAGGATTGTTGA
- a CDS encoding pentapeptide repeat-containing protein yields the protein MNLKKIIASALLLTFLSSCKDCEAKRTSNPNHIKQLLTTKKCPKCDLGGADLTNADLAGADLREAELSNAKLLIIGEIGKVKLPSHKGFSVSLSVAKKWIKSSLTSSR from the coding sequence ATGAACCTAAAAAAAATAATTGCATCAGCTCTATTACTCACTTTCCTTTCTAGTTGTAAAGATTGTGAGGCTAAAAGAACTTCAAATCCCAATCACATAAAGCAGTTGCTAACAACTAAAAAATGTCCTAAGTGTGACTTAGGTGGTGCTGATTTAACAAATGCTGATTTAGCTGGAGCAGATTTAAGAGAAGCTGAACTGAGTAATGCTAAATTATTGATTATCGGTGAAATCGGAAAAGTAAAACTACCGTCCCACAAAGGTTTCAGTGTCAGCTTGAGTGTTGCCAAAAAATGGATAAAGTCGAGCTTAACTAGCAGCAGATAA
- a CDS encoding pentapeptide repeat-containing protein produces the protein MKFSRLLVSFVLAMVLFVFPLSAQAASSSSITRSVGDAEFKGKDFSGQSLVGVEYTNVNLEKANFSKADLRGGVFNGSVLQGANLHGADFSEGIAYLVDFKGADLSDAILTDAMMLRSSFSDVDITGADFTNAILDGIQVKKLCAQASGVNSQTGVKTRESLGCR, from the coding sequence ATGAAGTTTTCGCGATTGCTAGTTAGCTTTGTCTTAGCTATGGTTTTGTTTGTGTTTCCCTTGTCTGCACAAGCAGCAAGTTCTTCTAGTATCACCCGTTCCGTTGGTGATGCAGAATTTAAGGGCAAGGATTTTTCTGGTCAAAGTTTAGTAGGGGTTGAGTATACCAATGTCAATCTAGAAAAAGCAAATTTTAGTAAAGCTGATTTACGCGGTGGCGTTTTTAATGGTTCGGTATTGCAAGGGGCAAATTTGCATGGTGCAGATTTTAGTGAAGGAATAGCTTATCTAGTAGACTTCAAAGGGGCTGATTTAAGTGATGCGATTTTGACAGATGCAATGATGTTGCGTTCTAGTTTTAGTGACGTTGACATCACTGGTGCTGACTTCACCAATGCAATTCTCGATGGTATTCAAGTGAAAAAACTCTGCGCTCAAGCAAGTGGTGTAAATTCTCAGACTGGTGTAAAAACTCGCGAGTCTTTAGGATGTAGATAA
- a CDS encoding DEAD/DEAH box helicase, which yields MSEVLHTFSRLAPFIQEYIYHHNWSELRPVQIAACKVIFDTDAHLLVAAGTASGKTEAAFLPILTLLYENPPQTIGALYIGPIKALINDQFARLNDLLKEADIPVCHWHGDVSQSRKKQLLQNPKGILQITPESLESLLINRNNDLIRLFGDLRFVIIDEVHAFMGSERGCQILCQLSRLQSLTQTQPRRVGLSATLGDYSMAEKWLGSGTDKLVITPEIEGGKRQIKLALEHFYVGDGELRETNRRDAEDAEARGERDGSGYEEYVFNVSKSRKCLIFANNKRQTESIIACLREIAASEGLPDIYHVHHGSISASLRQAAENAMREVDKSAVTAATLTLEVGVDIGHLERVIQLESPPSVASFLQRLGRSGRRGAAADMRFVCTEEKVLAEASLEEQIPWQLLQCIAIVQLYLEERWIEPIKPVKYPLSLLYHQTMSILAAAGEVSPAALAKQVLSLPSFAAIALEDFRLLLRYLIDINHVQLTEENKLIIGFAGERVVRKFQFYAVFPDNEEYVVKHATTEIGSIVMPPPIGNQFALAGKAWEVLEVDFRKKIILVKQVEGKASIFWRGGSGNIHIRILQRMRQVLQEDVEYSYLQENALMRLHKVREVARNSGLDKQNILLLENNKCCIFPWMGTVAYRTLERLLNSWCRESLEIKSIGGVNPYFLTIKLGKDKFRYLYDQIISLCEQRITAEDLLADAEAPEIQKYDRFIPHSILRKAFASDYLDMEELKQQVKKWQFPQFPALSCNPSATHLYQP from the coding sequence ATGAGCGAAGTTTTACATACTTTTTCCAGACTCGCGCCTTTTATCCAAGAATATATTTATCATCACAATTGGAGTGAATTACGACCAGTTCAAATTGCTGCTTGCAAAGTTATTTTTGACACTGATGCTCATTTGCTAGTTGCTGCCGGCACAGCTTCGGGGAAAACAGAAGCTGCGTTTTTGCCGATTTTAACTTTATTATATGAAAATCCTCCGCAAACTATCGGCGCATTATATATTGGTCCGATTAAGGCTTTAATTAATGACCAATTTGCACGCCTTAATGATTTGCTAAAAGAAGCGGATATTCCCGTTTGTCACTGGCACGGGGATGTTTCCCAAAGTCGAAAAAAACAACTTTTACAAAATCCTAAGGGTATTTTGCAAATTACGCCGGAATCTTTAGAAAGCTTATTAATTAATAGAAATAATGATTTGATACGTTTGTTCGGTGATTTACGATTTGTGATAATCGATGAAGTTCACGCTTTTATGGGTTCTGAACGCGGTTGTCAAATTCTTTGTCAGTTATCACGTTTGCAAAGTTTGACGCAAACGCAACCCCGAAGAGTTGGTTTGTCAGCGACTCTTGGTGATTATTCGATGGCTGAAAAATGGTTGGGTTCTGGAACTGATAAGTTGGTGATTACTCCGGAGATTGAGGGGGGTAAAAGGCAAATTAAGTTGGCTTTGGAACATTTTTATGTTGGTGATGGGGAGTTAAGAGAAACGAACCGCAGAGACGCAGAGGACGCGGAGGCAAGAGGGGAGAGAGATGGAAGTGGGTATGAGGAATATGTTTTTAATGTTAGTAAGAGTCGTAAGTGTCTGATTTTTGCTAATAATAAAAGGCAAACTGAATCTATTATTGCTTGTTTGCGGGAAATTGCTGCGAGTGAGGGATTACCTGATATTTATCATGTGCATCATGGTAGTATATCTGCTAGTTTGCGGCAAGCTGCTGAAAATGCGATGCGTGAGGTCGATAAGTCGGCTGTGACTGCGGCAACTTTGACTTTGGAGGTGGGGGTTGATATTGGTCATTTGGAGAGGGTTATTCAGTTAGAATCGCCACCTTCTGTAGCTAGTTTTTTACAGCGTTTGGGACGTAGTGGTAGAAGAGGTGCTGCTGCTGATATGCGGTTTGTTTGTACTGAGGAAAAAGTATTGGCAGAAGCTTCTTTAGAGGAACAAATACCTTGGCAACTTTTGCAGTGTATTGCGATTGTTCAACTTTATTTGGAGGAACGTTGGATTGAGCCGATAAAGCCTGTTAAATATCCTTTGAGTTTGTTATATCATCAGACAATGAGTATTTTAGCAGCTGCGGGTGAAGTTTCGCCTGCTGCGCTTGCTAAACAGGTTTTAAGTTTACCAAGTTTTGCTGCTATAGCACTCGAAGATTTTCGACTATTGCTTCGCTATTTAATTGATATTAACCACGTTCAGCTAACTGAAGAAAATAAGTTAATTATCGGTTTTGCTGGGGAAAGGGTGGTACGGAAATTTCAATTTTATGCTGTTTTTCCTGACAATGAGGAATATGTTGTTAAACACGCAACTACGGAAATTGGTAGTATTGTTATGCCTCCCCCAATCGGTAATCAATTCGCTTTGGCTGGGAAAGCTTGGGAAGTTTTAGAAGTTGATTTCAGAAAAAAGATTATTTTGGTTAAGCAAGTTGAGGGTAAAGCTAGTATTTTCTGGCGCGGTGGTAGTGGAAATATCCATATAAGGATCTTACAACGAATGCGGCAGGTTTTGCAAGAAGATGTTGAGTATAGCTATTTGCAAGAAAATGCGTTGATGCGTTTGCATAAAGTTCGAGAAGTGGCGCGAAATTCTGGCTTAGATAAACAAAATATTCTGCTTTTAGAAAATAATAAATGTTGCATTTTTCCTTGGATGGGTACGGTTGCTTACCGTACTTTAGAAAGATTGCTTAATTCTTGGTGTCGGGAATCTTTAGAAATTAAAAGTATTGGTGGTGTTAATCCTTATTTTTTGACGATTAAATTAGGTAAAGATAAATTTAGATATCTTTACGATCAAATTATATCGTTGTGTGAACAAAGAATTACCGCCGAGGATTTATTAGCTGATGCGGAAGCACCAGAAATTCAAAAGTACGATCGCTTTATTCCTCACTCAATTTTGCGGAAAGCTTTTGCAAGCGATTATCTAGATATGGAGGAACTTAAGCAGCAAGTGAAGAAATGGCAATTTCCTCAATTTCCTGCTCTTTCCTGCAACCCAAGCGCTACCCATTTGTATCAACCTTAA